The nucleotide window GTGACTGCCCAGCCGGCCCCAACGACGACGCAAATCTACGACGAGGCCATCACCGTCCAGGCGTGGACCAACGTCGGACGCGAACCCGTCAACGCATCGCAAACGCCCATTTTGCTGTACGCGGACGTAAGGCGCGGACAAAGTCCCATCGTGGACGCTAAAGTGACCGCTCTCGTCTATCCGCCGCAAGGATCCGACAACTCCACTGTTCAGGGCCCGTTTCTTGTCCAGCTGTACGACAAAGGCACTGGAGGTAATTATTCATTGATTGGTTACAGCCCACGCCATCTAGCGTTCAATCAAAAAcctatttataaaaaaataaataaatttagatCCGGATATTACGCGGGCGGACGGGATTTATTCCGCTTATTTCACCAACGCCATCAATCAACCCGGACATTATGCCGTCACCGTTCAAGTGACGGATAACAATAGAAAGGCATCTATTCCCGTCAGGAAACTCAATCCGCCCGGAATGGCAACATCCACCGACGCTTGTTGCGGCAGTTCGATGCCTTACCAACAAACTGTTTTAGTTCAACCCTTCCGGCGGATCATCAGTGGCCCCAGTTTCGTCACGTTGGACGGACCCAGCGAAGACGAAGATGTCTATCCACCCGGAAGGATTTCCGATTTGCGTGTGGAGCGCATCGTCAACGCGACCAACGAAGTCGAACTCGGCTGGACCGCTCCGGGAACAGATTACGATTCCGGATCGGCTGCCTTCTATCAGATTCGTTGCTACACGGATCGTTCGGCTTTGAACGATTCCGGATCGGCTATTTTGGTTCACGCTTCGCTCACTCCGCAACCGCTTCCGGCCGGAACGTGGCAAAAGGCCATGGTGGCTGTGCCGTGGCCCAACCAGATTTTCTACTACGCCATCGTCGCGGTGGATTTCGCCGGATTGCGGGGCAAAGTCTCCAACATCGTTCCGGTTTACATCGAGGAACCTCCTCCGCCACCCACGACGACGACAATCAATCCGGTACCTCTCCTTCCGGCTGGCGAATTGGACGGCAATAACGTGACCCGACCGGAAGCCGCTTCGCAGAGGTTGTCGGAACAGCAGATGTACGCCATTGCGGGCGGAGTGGCAGGATTCATCCTTCTCCTCGTTATCCTATCGATCGCCGCTTGCCTATCCAGGCGGAAGCGGAGCGACGATCGCCAAGAAAAGCCGAGCAAATCGTCATCTTCAAGCTTGAAAATCCAAGTGGAACCGTTGAAGATCAGCCCGTCTCACCACCATCCGGCGGAAGCGAATGCTCAGAAAGAGCAGGAAGCCACGGCTGCCACCGTGAAATGCAGCGAAGAATCTCGCCCAGTCTACAAGATCTACGTCAACAACGCCTACATCCAGGAAGAAGACGGCGAGCTGAAAATCGTCACTCCCGACGGAAGGATCATCCAACGCGGATCGCCTTGGTTCTCCTCGGCCAACACGCTGCCGCGCGGACGCAGTCTGACCAACTTGGAAGGGCTGGAAGCCGGAACGAGCGCGACGGATTTGAATCACTGGTCCCTTCCGCGCGCCAAAACGTCTCCGCACCGGCACAAGGTGCTCACCAACGGGAGCATCATGCCCAACAGCGGCAGTCAGAGCGTCATCAACAATCCGTCGTCTTCTTCGGCAGCGGGCGCTGGTGGGGCCATCGCCGACGGCACTTCCATCTCGTCCAAACCGTCCGTCTCATCCGACGACACGGGAATCGAAGTCTCTGATCACCAGACCGACTCTAGAGACAGCGCTGATTTGCAAATGATTTTACCTCCGCCCGGATTCGGACCCATCCAAAATCACAACGGATACATGCCCATGTACGCCAATCACAATCTGCTTCCGCCTTTGCCTCCGTCTCCGGGCACGTCTTCTCAGCATCAGCAGGACTCTCGCGTGATGCGGATGCCGAGCTTCCTGGAGAACAATAATCCAGGCGATCATCATCACAACcagcaccaccaccaccaccaccatcaAAACGATGTGAGCGGCGGATCGTTGGCTTGGCTGGGTGATTTCCCCGACTCGAATTTTTGCAGCCAACCGTCGAGTCGACGACCTTTGATGATTGGATCGTCTTACGGCACAGGAAGCGAAGATCGGACGCCTCAAATCAGTCCGCCTCCGCCATCAACTCCGACGTCTCAATCTTCTGTCGTTCATCAGCCCAGGAGGAAAACTAGGCACATTTCGTTCgtataaaatttgtttcataaATAATttgacatttgttttttaaattgagaTTTGTGGAGAGATTAACGTGGATGAATAAATGTACATATGATTTATCAATTGTGATATACGTATATAATTGTGTGAAACttttgaaaatataaacaaaattcTACCTTTGAAATATGTTACGCGTCGCTCTCTATTTTCATCCCCCGTCCGTCACGGAAAGATGCGACATCCGCTCAACTGGTTTTTACTGACTGGTGTAATTGCTTTCCGGTTGTAAAGATTGTATCACAGCAGCAGGTGTTTTTTGGTCTTTAAAACGACAAACGTTAACGGTACTCGGTCCTATAACGGAGATGTAATTTCATTCTCCAAGTTGAAACATTGAAAAGAGACATTTCGAACGTGGAGTCTGTTGGAAGTAAATGCAGGTTCCAATTAGACATGGTTACTTCTGAATCGACTTGTGCTTTCTACCTGAAATTGGACGAAGCAGAAAAATTTCGACGTAGTGGCCTCGCCGATGGTacagtttcttcttcttcttttgtttttaaaaattagaaattcacACATCACTTGGACGTTGATAATTAACAAACTCTGTAAATGCGTTGCGTATTTACCTGTGGGGTTGCAACAACAGTTTCAACTTTCAAAGTTAAAACTTGGAACAGTGGCAGTTGTACGGCAACAGAGCAACATTGTGCGATCGTCTTTGCTGAAACAAAATCGACTATTGTACCAGCTCCTGAAACAATTCAAAACTGTAAGTTTTCATACAATCAAACATTGAACTAATATTACGTTACCGTAACATTATGCCCAGCATAGATTTCTGTCTTCGGCTTAGTTTCCTGCTACCAGCATTGTTGACAATAGCCTCGTCTGCTCGCATTTGGTACGAGTCTAGGGACGTTCGTTGGTCGTCACTATGTGCTTTCCCTGGCCGTGATATTGAAACATTAGATGTCCCCAACTGGGATTGCGGAAGGCAATGTCACTCACTCTATCAACACTTTTGTACACCTGCATTTCGAAGAGGAATGTGAAAGGTTCTCGGGAAATCAGTTGGTCTGAATCGGACTGTGGATTCATGGTCGGTCGTGTCCAGCAATCTGTACAACAGACGAGAGATTTTCTGGATGACGATTTGCTAGTCGGGCCAATTACCCCTGTAAACAGTCCAACAGTGCTATTACTTCCAAAGAGGTAGCCTACCACTCTTCTATAGCCAGCCTGttttgagaaaaagaaaagctgcTTTAATTCTCCAACACTGACACTTGACAACACTAGAACTGagtattttctctctctttcaaaGTGAATGCACTTTGAAAATGATTCATTATGTTTAATACATTAAGACATTACTTAGCCAACAGTCGGGTTCATTCTCTAAACAAATTATCCTTCCAGCTCTGAAGACAGTCAAAATCTAGTACCCCTCGAAATCCGAGTTTGCCAAACAAATTACAACTGTGCCTACCTAAGATTTTTGGTATTGGAAGCTAGAGGGACAACAACAATGTGagaaaaataaagtttttaaataaaaatgtaacTTTTGGTTTTCAGTTTCAATTCCCTAGCTATTATTACCATGGCAGGCAGAAGGAATCCGACGtggtggccgagtggttaaggcgataGACTGCTAATCTATTGTGCTCTGCACGCATGAGTTCGAATCTCATCCTCGTCGAACGTATCTTTAGCTTTTTAATTTCGAAAATTCTTCAACTCTTCAACACTGTTGGATCGCTGCGTTTATTTCACACCAAAGTCGAGGATCTgcgaataaaaaaagaaaatggaatgaatAGGCTCATAGGTAATTCGAGAACAagagggggagagaaaaagTATCCGACAATCAACAGGTATGGCACGTTACTTCTCTCATCGGTACTCACTAACCTTGCATAACAATTTAGTTTTGATTGTTTCCAATAAGTTAGGTAGGCTAAAAAGCGTTTCTTACCAAGATCTTTTTCGACATACATCATTAGTTGCTCTGTTTGTTTATGCGAGATGATGTTGGACCTGGCGAACAAGCAAACAACAGGTATAGCCCAAGGAATTTATTTTCTTGGAAAAACACATTGTTTTCGTTCCATCAGAAGAAGACGTTAGCCGACCGATTACAAGCACCTATGAAAACGAATAACACGTTACTGTTGGGTTGCAGCTCAAGCTTCAGTATAAATAGTGGCAGTTGATCATAGCAGATCTGCACTCATCTTTTGCTGAACTAACCCACTATTGTACTAGCTTCTGAAGCAATTTGGAAGTCAACAAAAATGTTAGTATCCTTAAAATAACAAGATAGAGAATAAAACATTGAATTCATATTATGTTACCTTATAAAATGTTGTATATGTGCAGGCTAACGTTGTGTCTTCGACCTAGCTTCCTACTCGTAGTATCGGCAGTGTTGATAACAACCGCGTCCGTTCGCTTTTGGAATAAATCCGGGGCAGTTCGTTGGTCGTATGGCTGTGATTTCAAAGGCCACGACATGCTAACATTACGCGTCCCTAACTGGGATTGCGGAAGACAATGTGTTAACAATGCGGCGTGCACGCACTTCACCAACACCTTGTATACCTGCATTTTGAAGAGGAATGTCCGCGGTTCGCGAGCAATCAATTCGCCCAGCACAGATTGTGGTTTCATCGTTGGTCGTAGCCGACAATCTGAACACGTGATCAACGATTTTCTGCATAACGATGTGCTTTAATCCCTTACATTGCCAAATCTGGATTTTCACTGCTTTTAGTATTGCCTGCCAGTAGTTTTCACATTTGTAGTCTTCAGTTTTCTGAAGCTTTATCTTTTGGAGTCTGTTAAACTATGGCaatctgaaaataaaatagaaaagaaagaaattgggggaaatattttttttaatttaaaagaattggaacaatttcttttttgattatGATTTTAGAAATGTTTAAGCTTATGTTACTTGGTTTTATGGCGCCAAAATCATCCTAAGTCATCCATTGTCCTGACAACAACGTCCAGTGAAATGGTCGAATAGAAAAAGCATTCGCAATTGCTGATCCGAAATTGGAATATATGAAAACAATTATCACGATGTAATAATGGTCTAGAGATTGCACTAAGCATAGCTTCAAACGATgatcttttaaaatttggaAGATGGTTCGCGGCCAAATGTAATACGCCAATGAATGACAAAATTGCTATTCGATCAGATACTGCAGTCATAGGAAGGACTTAGTGGCCAAATGGTTGACGCAACCAACTGATAATCTATTGTGCTCCGCATATCAGAGAGTTCGAATCTTATACTCGTCGTGAAATCTAGTAAACTCTAATGGTTCAACATAATCTGGAGTGCTTCTGTCGTTACATGTGTTCTTTAGTTAAACCCTTAATTGCACGCCTCTTAGAACAGAGTTAGTTATCAGATTTCTCCATATTTGTTCGAATTGACGCTAAAAATTGTCAACGACTGGCCGTGAAATGGAAATTATTGTCCGATTCTTTGTTATCATTAATACAACTTGAAAGTGATAATAGAGAATGAAAAGAGTCAAAGGTTAATTAAATTACGCTGGGGCagagcagaaaaaaaaaaaattgccgcCATTATTATGTCATAGAGAAAGGGAAGAACACAACCTACTCGGGTAACAgctgcaaaagaaaaggaagagatTAAGCCAGAGGCAATGGCGGCTAAGCTGTCGCGTTGCCATTTGACAATAATTAATTGAATATTAATAATATTAACTAAAGAAACATAATTCGTTaagaaattaattttcaatatgTCAAAGGCATTAAAGTTAGACATGATACTTATGAAACTTGAAATCGTTCATGGAAAATGGAACGTTTACTTAAAACGTGAAAATGGCAACGTCGATAAAATTGCCGCTAGCGCGATTTCACCCCAAATTCACAAAAGGGTCAATCATTCGCTGATCGCTGTGAAGTGTGAACGGAACAAAATGGCGGTTTTTTGTGAAACAGCAGTCCACTTTATGGAGCAAGAGCAAATGAAACGGTTGAAAGGCAAGGAAGTAAGGGACAAATACCATTTTATCGTTACTTAAATTTTTGTTGGTTGAGTCAAACATATTTTAGCCAAAGAAAGTATCATTGAAATTGGCTGTATTCTTTTTCTACGGTAAATCGCCGCAGTAGGTAATGCATTTGTCACAAATTGATTATGACTGATGTTTTGCTTGGGCATTTGATTCATTTGccttgtttattttgtttttggtttagagtatgaaaaagaaactagTCAAAAGTTCTACAGAGGGTAGCAATAATCTTGTAGCAATAATGAATTACCTGCGTTGGATCTGTATTTCATCCTGATGAAAATTTCTGTACGTTCCTGCAAGTCGTTACAATCCGTTCATCTAGTAGAATGATTAAAATTTCTTACTCATCTATTATTATCAAGTTATTTAATTATCTCATCTTTTTTTACAGGGTGTTGATGAgaccaaagaaaaacatttaactGTTTCGTAAAGGCCACCAGACTTGCTTCAAAGCTGCCCACCCAAATATCTGTCTTCTGTGATGAACTACAACCTTATGCAGCGATCATCCAAAACTTTGGTACAAGTTTTCCCACATCAGGTTAGTCTAAAATGTTATTCTTGCCTTTTTTCCTGGGTTATTTCTTTAGCCATCACTCATTTCGCTCGCGTGTGTTGTCGTCGTAAGAGCTAAACATCACTCGAATTCATTGTCGTACGGCTCCCTAAGAATTTCCTTTGGTAAGGTCGAATGGCGCGATAAATCGAGTGTCTTGTCACAAAgtaggaaagaagaaaatcttcAGTGTACCTCGTCAAACGCAATCATGTATTAAGTACAAAAATGACAGTTATAAAGATGAAGTAGGTTCTAGCCAACAATATCGCAAACACACTTCAAATTATCGTACAGCGAATCGCACTTATTTTACAACATTTGAATAATATCTTTAACGTCGTATTCAGTGTAACGGTTGAGAAGGAAGGAACGTGCACTTGCTAACCCGATCGTCATCACGCTCTTGTCGATGTTGTAAATGATGAGCAATCGGACAACAGCGTACAAACTTTCTCTTGGACATTTTCTGCAGACGAAATGCAAAGCATTCCATCCTTCGTTGTCCTTGCAATTGACGTCGATTCCCTTTTCCAGCAGCAATCGAACGATATCagccaaattttctttttcgcatTCACGACACAAGGCGATGAGCGCATTGCAACCGTCATTGGCCTTCCAATGAACGTCAATTCCGTTTTCAATCAATAGTCGAATGATTTCTATCACATTTTTCCTGGGGCCGTATTGACAGAGGTAGTGGAGTGCGTTCAATCCCGCGTGGCTATTGCAGTTGACATCGATCCCACTTTCCAATAGCAATTTAACGATATCGTAAAGGTTATCTTTCTGATAATAGCGACAAACGTGAAGGAGAGCGTTGCAACCGTCAAATGTCGTGTAGTTGACGTTCACTCCGTGTTTAATCAACAGTCGTGCGACGCCAATGAGATTGTCTCTTTTGTAATAGCGGCAGAGTACGACGAGGGCGTTCCATCCATCGAGAGTTTTGCAGTTGACGTCGATTCCGAGTTGGATAAATAATTCTACTATTTCGATGATCAAATCGTCCTTTTGATAATTGCGGCATAATAAGAGCAGAGCGTTCCATCCTTCATCCGTTTTATTGTTGACGTCTATTCCGCTGTCGATGAGCAGTTCGACAATTTCCGTCGCATAGTCTTGGCAGCAAAAGGTGCATACGTAATGCAGAGCGTTTTCTCCGAACCTGTCCTTGCAATTGATGTCGATGCCGCGTCCCAGCAATAGATTGAGGATATCAATGAAATTATCTTTGCCGTAATTTCGACAGAGCGCCAGCAAAACGTTGCAACCG belongs to Daphnia magna isolate NIES linkage group LG1, ASM2063170v1.1, whole genome shotgun sequence and includes:
- the LOC116930284 gene encoding calcium-activated chloride channel regulator 1; the protein is MVVGKLSVILFQLLLLPIIDVHLDQSAAASAVIQRLIVRLEEPSLPSSDNCTFFKQMENVLTSTSEQLHNVTTGRLQWDKISILVSKSLAHDCFRLARHQQRMQVIKNKRMNAQLAASHAADMVVHDASHPLIGDLPHAKQYGGCSQQGLAVHLSRSFIRSFHADTFFISGRQVLREWVKHRYGVFDETGFDGDLQYPLRTSQYGSHPPSNSSELQQDNSCTTFANNTSETLEDDGRNGSGHIDTPSNSTSSMSAHPVKATPPQTSIMASLDADDWCDGSNHIRWMPTKQNVLCEEQSVWQVMETHPDFRRRAPSTTTTTTEFVPVTDDAAEPWHQRQDGTDDGWTAFFPPEFEYILPSNGHRYVLVLDRTPSSRRWSLIRRALYRWIHALPSSDDGVETHLSVIVSSASDAKNLVVLGWTKVTADNRDGLVGRIPRRPLGSSPSASSSSSEHLASAIRLAHQMLNDEKEATCCGGQLIVLTGTSIRMQLDEQQDVTVHAIAFPSRRTTLVDLGVVNGLALAVDDGDDDDVETSLTQSRLAAAFLQILRYDQLDTPTQVYEETVTSANQMQSGTFTLDAPLGANVRVVAHCADEADLDTVEVVSPNGRVYDLPLVSDGMLHIRIPHTDEFGEWNYRLRFAQPVVSSSRHQVATTVEVTAQPAPTTTQIYDEAITVQAWTNVGREPVNASQTPILLYADVRRGQSPIVDAKVTALVYPPQGSDNSTVQGPFLVQLYDKGTGDPDITRADGIYSAYFTNAINQPGHYAVTVQVTDNNRKASIPVRKLNPPGMATSTDACCGSSMPYQQTVLVQPFRRIISGPSFVTLDGPSEDEDVYPPGRISDLRVERIVNATNEVELGWTAPGTDYDSGSAAFYQIRCYTDRSALNDSGSAILVHASLTPQPLPAGTWQKAMVAVPWPNQIFYYAIVAVDFAGLRGKVSNIVPVYIEEPPPPPTTTTINPVPLLPAGELDGNNVTRPEAASQRLSEQQMYAIAGGVAGFILLLVILSIAACLSRRKRSDDRQEKPSKSSSSSLKIQVEPLKISPSHHHPAEANAQKEQEATAATVKCSEESRPVYKIYVNNAYIQEEDGELKIVTPDGRIIQRGSPWFSSANTLPRGRSLTNLEGLEAGTSATDLNHWSLPRAKTSPHRHKVLTNGSIMPNSGSQSVINNPSSSSAAGAGGAIADGTSISSKPSVSSDDTGIEVSDHQTDSRDSADLQMILPPPGFGPIQNHNGYMPMYANHNLLPPLPPSPGTSSQHQQDSRVMRMPSFLENNNPGDHHHNQHHHHHHHQNDVSGGSLAWLGDFPDSNFCSQPSSRRPLMIGSSYGTGSEDRTPQISPPPPSTPTSQSSVVHQPRRKTRHISFV